AACCAGGCGATTTTGTCCATGTGGAGATGGCGCCGAAAAAATTTTTGCTGGGGATTTTCGTCCTGTTTGGCGTCCCGCTGATTGGGTTATTCCTTGGCATTGCTGCTGCCAGTTGGGTTCATTTTTTCAATCCGTTGGCAAGACAGATCGCGTTGGGCTTTTTCGGATATGCCCTGTCATACATCATTGTCTGGCGGTTTGATAAATACGCCCTGAAAAGCAATAAATTTATTCCAGCGGCAATCAAAAAAATTAGAATCAAAGAAGATTTTCTCAACAAACCAGTTGGATGAAATCGCATTAAGTTAAAGTCCGCCTTATTATCCAGCAATAGTTAAGCATTTGATAACCAAGGTGGACTCCAACTCTTCTGCAAACATGAGGAACGAAAGATGAATGACAAAAATCGA
This region of candidate division KSB1 bacterium genomic DNA includes:
- a CDS encoding SoxR reducing system RseC family protein, with protein sequence MPITDDPIRIIEVKDGKALIRAPRLSMCAHCHAEDEIKNKSIFETWIDNPVGAKPGDFVHVEMAPKKFLLGIFVLFGVPLIGLFLGIAAASWVHFFNPLARQIALGFFGYALSYIIVWRFDKYALKSNKFIPAAIKKIRIKEDFLNKPVG